Proteins encoded in a region of the Zunongwangia endophytica genome:
- a CDS encoding deoxycytidylate deaminase has product MQKDKQLKYDKAYLRIAREWSKLSHCKRKQVGAVIVKDRMIISDGYNGTPSGFENFCEDEAGYTKWYVLHAEANAILKVAASTQSCQGATLYITLSPCKECSKLIHQAGIKRLVYCVDYKDNSGLDFLNKAGIELMQITELDD; this is encoded by the coding sequence ATGCAAAAAGACAAACAACTTAAATACGACAAAGCTTATTTAAGAATAGCAAGAGAGTGGAGTAAACTATCTCATTGCAAAAGAAAACAAGTTGGTGCCGTGATTGTAAAAGATCGAATGATAATTTCTGATGGGTACAACGGGACACCAAGCGGTTTCGAGAATTTTTGCGAAGACGAAGCAGGATACACCAAATGGTATGTTTTGCATGCTGAAGCTAATGCGATTTTAAAAGTTGCCGCTTCTACGCAATCTTGCCAGGGAGCCACCTTATACATTACCTTATCACCATGTAAAGAATGCAGTAAATTAATTCATCAGGCAGGGATAAAAAGATTGGTATATTGTGTAGATTACAAAGACAATAGTGGTCTTGATTTTCTGAATAAAGCCGGGATAGAGCTAATGCAAATAACTGAATTGGACGATTGA
- a CDS encoding outer membrane beta-barrel protein — MKNILALLLLFFFTSVVAQESKFGLTAGFNYSLQSHNGDLVGGPNLHFAPDATFGGQGGIFYERTFGKFLIRPQVLFYRSRGEYEFPNSSPIFTLDKLNFELLFGYEIFRNIDLVVGPGYQNIVRNDFDVRGEDLRDNMSNLNIVSGFKLQLNERLELSLMYDWTFDSDENQTAVLPYDGSNQVFLLDDARVNILTLNVHYAIFTNQNKSRANKRAKSGGRGCYF, encoded by the coding sequence ATGAAAAATATATTAGCCTTATTGTTGTTATTCTTTTTTACTAGCGTTGTCGCTCAGGAGTCTAAATTTGGATTAACAGCAGGTTTTAACTATTCGTTACAATCTCATAATGGAGATTTAGTAGGAGGTCCAAATTTGCATTTTGCTCCAGATGCGACATTCGGAGGGCAGGGAGGAATTTTTTACGAAAGAACCTTTGGTAAATTTTTAATTCGTCCTCAAGTTCTATTTTACAGGTCTAGGGGAGAATATGAATTTCCAAATTCCTCACCTATTTTTACATTAGATAAATTGAATTTTGAATTATTGTTTGGATACGAAATCTTCAGGAATATCGATCTAGTAGTTGGTCCAGGATATCAGAATATAGTGAGGAATGATTTCGATGTTAGAGGAGAGGACTTGAGAGATAATATGAGTAATCTGAATATAGTTTCCGGGTTTAAGCTCCAATTGAATGAAAGATTGGAACTAAGTTTAATGTATGATTGGACTTTCGACTCCGATGAGAATCAAACTGCCGTTTTACCATATGATGGTTCAAACCAAGTTTTTTTATTAGATGATGCTAGAGTTAACATACTAACTTTAAATGTTCATTATGCAATCTTTACGAATCAAAATAAAAGTAGAGCTAATAAAAGAGCGAAAAGCGGCGGTCGCGGCTGTTATTTCTAA
- a CDS encoding FAD-dependent oxidoreductase, which yields MEYDLLIVGGGAAAMSCALVIGSALDKEYAEDKKVGIILHQKSSDLQNALFNNVLGLKPGTEGRTLLQEGSQQLEELYPKVTQLKGEKLQHISKNDEGIYELKTNKERYLAKKIVIAIGYSDNFRIGGLDKYVMPHKKAKASKNRIQLMNEDHLVIPDLYVAGSLAGWRSQYSIACGSGAAVATDILTDWNDGEHTKVHDKLS from the coding sequence ATGGAATATGATCTTTTAATTGTGGGCGGTGGCGCTGCAGCGATGTCTTGTGCTTTAGTAATTGGTTCGGCTTTGGATAAAGAATATGCCGAGGATAAAAAAGTTGGTATTATTCTTCATCAAAAATCTTCAGATCTACAAAATGCATTGTTTAATAATGTTTTGGGATTGAAACCAGGTACAGAAGGCAGAACTTTGCTACAGGAAGGCTCGCAGCAATTGGAAGAACTATATCCAAAAGTAACGCAGCTTAAAGGAGAGAAACTTCAGCATATTAGTAAAAATGATGAAGGCATTTACGAGCTTAAAACCAATAAAGAGCGATATTTGGCAAAAAAGATAGTGATCGCTATCGGCTATTCAGACAATTTTAGAATTGGCGGTTTGGATAAATATGTAATGCCTCATAAAAAAGCGAAAGCTTCTAAAAATCGAATTCAGTTAATGAATGAAGATCATCTTGTGATCCCAGATCTTTATGTAGCGGGATCTTTAGCTGGATGGCGAAGCCAATATTCGATAGCTTGCGGAAGTGGAGCTGCGGTAGCCACAGATATTCTTACCGATTGGAACGATGGTGAACATACCAAAGTTCACGATAAATTATCCTAA
- a CDS encoding ribose-phosphate pyrophosphokinase, protein MNTPLTEAKIFSCTQSRGLAEKIAASYGSKLGNVITSTYSDGEYQPSFEESVRGARLFIIGSTNPGADNLMEMLLMLDAAKRASARHITAVMPYFGWARQDRKDKPRVPIAAKMIASILETAGATRIITMDLHADQIQGFFEKPVDHLFASTVFLPYLRSLNLNDLTIASPDMGGSKRAYAYSRALESDVVICYKQREKANIISHMELIGDVTGKNVVLVDDMVDTAGTLTRAADLMMERGALSVRAICTHPVLSGDAYERVEKSKLQELIVTDSIPLRKKCDKIRVVSCADLFADVMQRVHGNRSISSKFLM, encoded by the coding sequence ATGAATACTCCTTTAACCGAAGCTAAGATTTTTAGCTGTACCCAAAGCCGGGGTCTTGCAGAAAAAATAGCAGCTTCGTACGGTAGTAAATTAGGGAACGTGATTACCTCTACGTATAGTGATGGTGAATACCAGCCGTCTTTCGAGGAATCTGTGCGTGGCGCTCGATTGTTTATTATCGGTTCTACTAATCCAGGAGCAGATAATTTAATGGAAATGCTGTTAATGCTAGATGCCGCTAAACGAGCTTCAGCCAGACACATTACTGCGGTAATGCCTTATTTTGGATGGGCAAGACAGGATCGAAAAGATAAGCCGCGAGTTCCTATTGCTGCAAAAATGATTGCGAGTATTCTAGAAACCGCTGGTGCAACGAGAATTATCACTATGGATCTTCATGCCGATCAGATTCAGGGATTTTTCGAAAAACCTGTAGATCATTTATTCGCTTCAACCGTATTTCTTCCTTACTTAAGAAGTTTAAATTTAAACGACTTAACGATTGCATCTCCAGATATGGGTGGTTCTAAAAGAGCTTACGCGTATTCGAGAGCTTTAGAAAGTGATGTGGTTATTTGTTATAAGCAAAGAGAGAAGGCGAATATAATTTCTCATATGGAATTAATTGGCGATGTAACCGGTAAAAATGTAGTGCTGGTTGATGATATGGTAGATACGGCAGGAACACTAACTCGAGCAGCAGATTTAATGATGGAGCGTGGCGCATTAAGCGTTCGTGCTATCTGTACACATCCTGTACTTTCGGGTGATGCTTACGAGCGAGTAGAAAAATCAAAACTTCAGGAACTTATCGTAACCGATTCTATTCCGCTAAGAAAAAAGTGCGATAAAATAAGAGTTGTTAGTTGTGCCGATCTATTTGCAGATGTTATGCAACGTGTACATGGTAATCGTTCGATTAGCTCTAAATTTTTAATGTAA
- a CDS encoding 50S ribosomal protein L25/general stress protein Ctc: MKSITIKGSKRESVGKKATKALRNAGQVPCVLYGGDAEPLHFTTEEISFQHLVYTPDVHTVVIELKSGEKYNAILQDIQFHPVTENILHVDFYEIFDDKHITMEIPIHTVGVARGVKNGGVLRYNLRRLKVRGLPGDLPDYIEADVTKLKIGQKLYVTAVDSEDYKVQHPENTVICQVRTSRNIVAIEDDEDDDVDPQDVPSTETDDVAAVKE, from the coding sequence ATGAAGTCAATTACGATCAAAGGATCTAAAAGAGAAAGCGTAGGTAAGAAAGCTACTAAAGCGCTACGTAATGCTGGACAGGTTCCTTGTGTATTGTATGGTGGTGATGCAGAGCCATTACACTTTACAACCGAGGAAATTTCATTCCAGCACTTAGTGTACACACCAGATGTACACACTGTAGTAATCGAGTTGAAAAGTGGAGAAAAGTACAATGCAATTCTTCAGGATATTCAGTTTCACCCAGTGACTGAAAACATCCTTCACGTTGATTTCTACGAAATATTTGACGACAAGCACATCACTATGGAAATTCCAATCCATACCGTTGGTGTTGCACGTGGTGTTAAGAATGGTGGTGTATTAAGATATAACTTACGTCGTTTAAAAGTACGTGGTTTACCAGGAGACCTTCCAGATTACATCGAGGCAGATGTTACTAAATTAAAAATTGGTCAAAAACTTTATGTTACAGCTGTAGATAGCGAAGACTATAAAGTTCAGCACCCAGAAAATACAGTAATTTGCCAGGTTAGAACTTCTCGTAATATCGTTGCTATCGAGGATGACGAGGACGATGATGTTGATCCACAGGATGTACCATCTACAGAAACAGATGATGTTGCAGCGGTAAAAGAATAA
- a CDS encoding HupE/UreJ family protein, with the protein MSQFWLYLNLGLEHVLDWNAYDHILFFIALVASYTFTSWKKMLWLVTIFTLGHTLALFLSTYEIVIVDTSWVEFLIPASIIITAIYNILTASNKEKAYNPKLLYFTTAFFGVIHGLGFSTYFKMLSSGFSSKIFPLLEFALGIECAQAIVVLCVLILAFIAQNFFRVSKRDWVLIVSAIVIGIVLPILRDNFNAI; encoded by the coding sequence ATGTCACAATTTTGGTTATATCTTAATTTAGGCCTGGAGCATGTTTTAGATTGGAATGCTTACGATCACATTCTGTTCTTTATCGCATTGGTTGCTTCGTATACATTTACTTCCTGGAAAAAGATGTTATGGCTGGTTACTATTTTTACACTTGGGCATACACTGGCGTTATTTCTATCTACTTACGAGATTGTAATTGTAGATACATCGTGGGTAGAATTTTTAATCCCGGCATCGATTATAATTACCGCGATATACAATATTCTAACCGCTAGTAATAAAGAAAAGGCTTACAACCCCAAATTGCTTTACTTTACCACCGCTTTTTTTGGTGTTATACACGGCTTAGGATTTTCAACCTATTTTAAAATGCTTAGTAGCGGGTTTTCTTCAAAAATATTCCCACTTCTAGAATTTGCCTTAGGTATAGAATGCGCACAGGCAATCGTTGTTTTATGTGTTTTGATACTGGCATTTATTGCTCAAAACTTCTTTCGCGTTTCCAAAAGAGATTGGGTGCTTATAGTCTCGGCCATTGTTATTGGTATCGTACTTCCTATCTTGAGAGATAATTTCAATGCGATTTAA
- a CDS encoding DUF3109 family protein, producing the protein MFQLGKTIVSEEILKKEFVCNISACKGACCVDGDAGAPVEEYEKEIMDRIYPKVKPFLRQKGIDAIEEQGKYITTDFGELETPLIDGADCAYVTFDDKGTALCGIEQAYNQGEIDWKKPVSCHLYPVRVQQYSEFAAVNYHQWHICDDACSLGEELGVPIYKFTKEALIRKFGEDWYMELEKVAEKL; encoded by the coding sequence ATGTTTCAGTTAGGTAAAACCATAGTATCAGAAGAAATTCTTAAAAAAGAATTTGTTTGTAATATAAGCGCATGTAAAGGTGCTTGTTGTGTAGATGGAGACGCAGGAGCTCCCGTAGAAGAATATGAGAAAGAAATTATGGATAGAATCTATCCAAAAGTAAAACCCTTTCTTAGACAAAAAGGCATAGATGCCATCGAAGAGCAAGGCAAGTACATCACTACCGATTTTGGAGAACTAGAAACTCCGTTAATCGACGGTGCAGATTGTGCCTATGTAACTTTCGATGATAAAGGCACCGCTTTATGTGGCATAGAGCAGGCCTACAATCAAGGCGAGATCGATTGGAAAAAACCAGTTTCCTGCCATCTTTATCCGGTTCGAGTTCAGCAATACTCAGAGTTTGCTGCGGTAAATTATCACCAGTGGCATATTTGTGATGATGCCTGTAGCTTAGGAGAAGAGCTTGGCGTACCAATCTACAAATTCACCAAAGAAGCATTGATTAGAAAATTTGGCGAAGATTGGTATATGGAACTAGAAAAAGTAGCCGAAAAACTATAA
- a CDS encoding DUF5640 domain-containing protein produces the protein MKKLFFCLGILLFFLTTSCNSDDGYDADPDLETRRKWLVNENEWKFSGLNFIDVNESDPAIIANLEQQLKNSLEQNVYIFNEDGTGSLIARQNRYAFNFKVSETEITLTGGIQDVWNGYDIDNGALTFFTKGESYISGKNLSYAVRLTYK, from the coding sequence ATGAAGAAATTGTTCTTTTGCCTTGGTATTTTATTGTTTTTTCTAACAACATCATGTAATTCTGATGATGGCTATGATGCTGATCCTGATCTAGAAACAAGAAGAAAATGGCTGGTTAATGAAAATGAATGGAAATTTAGTGGGCTTAATTTCATAGATGTTAATGAAAGTGATCCTGCTATCATTGCAAATTTAGAACAGCAGTTAAAAAATAGTCTGGAACAAAACGTATATATTTTCAATGAAGATGGCACGGGTAGTTTAATTGCCAGGCAGAATAGGTACGCTTTCAACTTTAAAGTCAGCGAAACAGAAATAACCCTAACCGGCGGCATTCAGGACGTTTGGAATGGTTATGATATAGATAATGGTGCCTTAACATTCTTCACGAAAGGTGAGAGTTATATTTCTGGTAAAAACTTGAGTTATGCCGTTCGGCTAACTTATAAGTGA
- a CDS encoding MarC family protein: protein MFKLFDLRQVFTAGMVLFAVIDIIGSIPIVLDLRKKVGHIQSEKASIVAGLLMIAFLFLGKEILNLIGIDVNSFAVAGAFILFFLALEMILGISLYKDDSIESASIVPLAFPLVAGAGTMTSLLSLRAEYETINIIVAIIINIIFVYIVLKSSGKIERVLGSQGINVIRKIFGVILLAIAVKLFAANIQSLFK, encoded by the coding sequence ATGTTTAAACTGTTCGATCTCAGACAAGTGTTTACTGCGGGCATGGTTTTATTCGCGGTTATCGATATTATTGGTAGTATTCCAATAGTTTTGGATTTGCGTAAAAAGGTAGGGCATATCCAAAGTGAGAAAGCTTCTATAGTGGCAGGATTGCTAATGATTGCTTTTTTGTTTTTAGGAAAAGAGATTCTTAATCTTATTGGTATCGATGTAAACTCTTTTGCTGTTGCCGGTGCTTTTATCCTGTTTTTCCTTGCTTTAGAAATGATTTTGGGGATTAGTCTTTATAAAGATGACTCGATAGAATCTGCATCGATCGTTCCGCTAGCCTTTCCACTAGTGGCGGGAGCAGGAACAATGACTTCGTTGTTATCACTAAGAGCCGAATATGAAACCATAAATATTATTGTCGCTATCATAATCAATATTATCTTTGTATATATAGTTTTAAAATCCTCGGGAAAAATCGAGAGGGTTTTAGGATCCCAGGGTATAAACGTTATCCGAAAGATATTTGGCGTTATTTTACTGGCAATCGCCGTTAAACTTTTTGCCGCAAACATTCAGAGTTTATTTAAATGA
- the pth gene encoding aminoacyl-tRNA hydrolase translates to MLSFFGRILKSKKATEEDIDPMKKFLIAGLGNIGPKYENTRHNIGFKILDELAAKQEAVFTTQKLGDVAQFRFKGRTFVLLKPSTYMNLSGKAVNYWLQKEKIAVENLLVVTDDLNLPFGTLRLKTKGSDGGHNGLKDIQNQLNTTKYNRFRFGISAEFSQGQQIDYVLGEWGEEERKNMPERLEKSAELIRSFGTAGVSNTMNSFNGK, encoded by the coding sequence ATGCTGTCGTTCTTCGGAAGAATTTTAAAAAGTAAGAAAGCTACAGAAGAAGATATTGATCCCATGAAGAAATTTTTAATCGCGGGCCTAGGGAATATAGGTCCAAAATATGAAAATACACGCCACAATATTGGTTTTAAAATTTTGGATGAATTAGCAGCGAAACAGGAAGCTGTGTTTACCACACAAAAACTTGGGGATGTTGCGCAGTTTCGGTTTAAAGGTAGAACATTTGTTTTGCTGAAGCCAAGCACGTATATGAATCTTAGTGGAAAGGCTGTTAATTATTGGCTTCAGAAAGAAAAAATCGCCGTAGAAAATCTACTTGTAGTAACCGACGATCTAAATCTACCGTTTGGGACTTTGCGCCTTAAAACAAAAGGAAGTGATGGTGGGCATAATGGTTTAAAAGATATCCAAAATCAGCTTAATACTACAAAGTACAATAGATTCAGATTTGGGATTAGTGCTGAATTTTCCCAAGGTCAACAAATCGATTATGTACTTGGCGAATGGGGCGAAGAGGAGCGTAAAAACATGCCAGAACGATTAGAAAAATCGGCCGAATTAATAAGGTCTTTTGGTACAGCAGGAGTTTCTAATACAATGAATTCATTTAACGGAAAATAA
- a CDS encoding tetratricopeptide repeat-containing sensor histidine kinase, whose protein sequence is MKKLLAFCGFAFFGLVSCFAQQELLDKAEASKEADNYQLSLDLLAEVDTTKLSVPQKARFYYLQASNYKFRREDSEAYPLLLKAKKLYTTIDSLERVATINLELFEIVKNIGSDQLHYKEYINEYLDYHLSQNNSKNLRKAYYRIGANFAKKSTVDSSFKYFRKGLKLIKIDKDTLAEADMLNNFGVLYNEFTSQKDSALYYFSKALKLYKKQGHSSGIQSSYQNTASAYKKLGEYDKAIASYQKADSILGKRYRKSNKRFLYDLMAKTYELANKPNKALEYYKLTQAYQDSLNLEDQEKAIYDIQTKYEVQKKENENLRLKQYRTWLFSGIILLVLLLVASYLVYRNRIAKKQLQIKQSALEKNQLEKQLKDQELAGLDAMLEGQEKERQQIANDLHDNLGGLLATLKLHFQNLKIKTGRLRDEQDELFKTTDSLLDETYQQVRNYAHQRNAGLKTSEGLVPSIKNYAAKVATGSSLVIHIEDHDMERRLETSQEITLFRIIQELITNVIKHAAASEIIVHITAFDDHINIMVEDDGKGFDPTTIKENNGMGLASIIKRIEHIGGNVDVDSQLGSGTTVILNIPIS, encoded by the coding sequence ATGAAAAAACTACTGGCTTTTTGTGGATTTGCATTTTTTGGGCTGGTTTCTTGTTTTGCGCAGCAAGAGCTGTTGGATAAAGCGGAAGCTTCTAAAGAAGCGGATAATTATCAACTATCTTTAGATCTTCTAGCAGAAGTTGACACCACCAAATTATCGGTTCCGCAAAAAGCCAGGTTTTATTACTTACAAGCTTCTAATTATAAATTCAGAAGGGAAGATTCAGAAGCCTATCCTTTATTATTAAAGGCCAAAAAACTATACACTACAATAGATAGTTTAGAGAGAGTAGCAACCATAAATCTGGAACTCTTTGAGATAGTAAAAAATATTGGTAGTGATCAATTACATTATAAAGAATACATCAATGAGTATTTAGATTATCATCTTTCACAAAATAATTCCAAAAATTTAAGAAAAGCTTATTATCGGATTGGAGCCAACTTTGCTAAAAAGTCGACGGTAGATAGTTCGTTTAAATACTTCAGAAAAGGACTAAAATTAATAAAGATAGATAAGGATACCTTGGCTGAAGCCGATATGCTAAACAATTTTGGGGTATTATATAATGAATTTACATCTCAAAAGGATTCTGCATTATACTACTTTAGCAAAGCATTAAAGTTGTATAAAAAACAAGGTCACTCTAGCGGTATACAATCAAGCTACCAAAATACTGCTAGTGCTTATAAAAAATTAGGAGAATATGATAAAGCTATTGCAAGTTATCAAAAGGCAGATTCAATTTTAGGGAAACGATATCGTAAAAGTAACAAGCGTTTTTTATATGATTTAATGGCAAAAACCTACGAGCTTGCCAATAAACCAAACAAAGCTTTAGAATATTATAAACTAACCCAAGCCTATCAGGATAGTTTAAACCTGGAAGATCAGGAAAAAGCGATTTACGATATCCAAACCAAGTACGAGGTTCAGAAAAAAGAAAATGAGAATCTTCGTTTAAAACAATATCGAACTTGGTTGTTTTCGGGTATAATTTTGTTAGTACTGTTATTGGTCGCTAGTTATTTGGTGTACCGTAACCGTATTGCAAAAAAACAACTTCAAATTAAACAGTCGGCTTTAGAAAAAAATCAGTTAGAAAAACAATTAAAAGATCAGGAATTAGCCGGTTTAGATGCCATGCTAGAAGGGCAGGAAAAAGAACGCCAGCAAATAGCAAACGATCTTCATGATAATTTAGGTGGCTTACTGGCAACCTTAAAGTTGCATTTTCAGAATTTAAAAATTAAAACAGGTCGTTTACGAGATGAGCAAGACGAGTTGTTTAAAACTACCGATTCGCTGTTAGATGAAACCTATCAGCAAGTCAGGAATTATGCCCATCAGCGTAACGCCGGTCTTAAAACCAGCGAAGGATTAGTGCCTTCTATAAAAAATTATGCCGCTAAAGTAGCTACAGGTAGTAGTCTTGTAATTCATATCGAAGATCATGATATGGAAAGGCGTCTGGAAACTAGCCAGGAGATTACACTTTTCCGTATTATACAGGAGCTAATTACCAATGTTATTAAGCATGCAGCAGCTTCAGAAATAATTGTGCATATAACGGCTTTCGACGATCATATTAATATTATGGTAGAAGACGATGGTAAAGGTTTCGATCCTACTACCATTAAAGAAAATAACGGCATGGGCTTAGCATCTATAATTAAACGGATAGAACATATTGGCGGAAATGTAGATGTCGATAGCCAATTAGGTAGCGGTACAACAGTAATTTTAAATATCCCAATATCATGA
- a CDS encoding S41 family peptidase codes for MKTNRKIYTPLLLGIACAIGVYMGGKINYSSSNQLFSSNPKKEKLNRLIDYIDYEYVDDVNTDSIVDVTVNTILKGLDPHSVYIPEREYDDVSQNMKGDFVGIGVSFYDINDTIMVIQPLEGGPSEKIGIRGGDRILYANDKPLFDLGVSSDSLTTFLKGKRGSKVELKVKRPGYDKLLTFEVERDNVPIKSVEAVYMLNKTVGYIKINRFAESTYDEFRAAIKALQIAGAKEIALDLRDNPGGYLAEAINITDEFLKEDKLVLFTKNKSGSIEKTFAQREGDFENGHVYVLINENSASASEVVAGALQDNDVGTIIGRRSYGKGLVQREMDLGDGSAVRLTIARYYTPTGRSIQKPYENGNANYFRDYERRYENGELKSVDSIKVDDSLKYVTPGGKVVYGGGGIIPDVFIPKDIEIEREHISILLNRGFLSRFIFQELERKRSYYNSLSKKEFDDKVAINDETIDRLIAYGKNEGLSIRLTKYKPLMIQYLKAVMAQQLFGSTYFQQLKNEGDPVIDKVLELSEEKNNFKD; via the coding sequence TTGAAAACGAATAGAAAAATATATACCCCGCTTTTATTAGGGATCGCTTGCGCCATTGGCGTTTACATGGGCGGTAAAATAAACTATTCGTCCTCCAATCAGCTTTTCTCTTCCAATCCTAAAAAAGAAAAATTAAACCGATTAATCGACTATATCGATTACGAATATGTAGACGATGTAAATACCGATAGCATTGTAGATGTAACGGTTAATACGATCTTAAAAGGTTTAGATCCTCACTCGGTTTATATTCCGGAGCGAGAATACGACGATGTTTCCCAAAATATGAAAGGTGATTTTGTAGGAATTGGGGTTAGTTTTTATGACATCAACGACACCATTATGGTGATCCAGCCGCTAGAAGGCGGGCCCAGCGAAAAAATAGGAATTCGTGGTGGCGATCGTATTTTATACGCAAATGATAAGCCACTTTTTGATCTTGGGGTAAGCAGCGATTCGTTAACCACATTTTTAAAAGGAAAACGCGGCAGTAAAGTTGAATTAAAAGTAAAACGCCCAGGTTACGATAAGCTTCTAACTTTCGAGGTGGAACGCGATAATGTGCCAATTAAAAGTGTTGAAGCAGTTTATATGCTGAATAAAACCGTAGGCTACATTAAAATAAATCGATTTGCTGAATCTACTTATGACGAATTTCGTGCTGCAATCAAAGCATTACAAATAGCCGGTGCTAAAGAAATAGCGCTGGATCTTCGAGACAATCCCGGCGGTTACCTTGCGGAAGCGATAAATATTACCGACGAATTTTTAAAAGAAGATAAGCTGGTGTTATTTACTAAAAACAAAAGCGGATCTATAGAAAAAACATTTGCGCAACGCGAAGGCGATTTTGAAAATGGTCACGTTTACGTGCTTATCAACGAAAATTCTGCCTCAGCAAGCGAAGTGGTTGCGGGAGCGTTACAGGATAACGATGTGGGAACCATTATAGGGCGACGTTCTTACGGGAAAGGCTTAGTGCAACGAGAGATGGATCTTGGCGACGGTAGCGCCGTAAGATTAACTATTGCGCGATACTATACACCAACAGGACGCTCCATCCAAAAACCTTATGAAAACGGAAATGCCAACTACTTTAGAGACTACGAACGTCGTTACGAAAATGGCGAATTAAAAAGTGTCGATAGCATAAAAGTAGATGACTCTTTAAAATATGTAACCCCGGGCGGCAAAGTTGTTTATGGCGGTGGCGGGATTATTCCAGATGTCTTTATCCCGAAAGACATCGAAATCGAACGAGAACACATTAGTATTTTATTAAATCGTGGATTTTTAAGTCGGTTTATTTTTCAGGAATTAGAACGAAAAAGATCCTACTATAATTCACTTTCTAAAAAAGAATTCGACGACAAAGTAGCCATTAACGACGAAACTATTGATCGTCTAATCGCCTACGGAAAAAATGAAGGTTTAAGTATTCGACTTACCAAATATAAGCCATTAATGATACAGTATTTAAAAGCAGTGATGGCACAGCAGCTATTTGGTTCTACTTATTTTCAGCAGTTAAAAAATGAAGGCGATCCGGTAATCGATAAAGTTTTAGAATTATCTGAAGAAAAGAATAATTTTAAAGATTAA
- a CDS encoding response regulator: MIRVVLAEDHLAVADGIIAYFKYHDHISIIGQATNGKELLALVEKNIPDVVLTDIRMPVMDGIEAAKLIKATFDRIGIIAFSMFDQDEAVDKMLQAGATGYLLKNSPLSEMEKSIMDVAEGKLYYDPNLSLTTEASKTESKGILTKRQVEILKLIAKGRTNQEIADALFIGKTTVETHRKNMIRKLDLHGPGELLRYALQSKYEF; the protein is encoded by the coding sequence ATGATACGAGTAGTACTAGCAGAAGATCATTTGGCAGTAGCCGATGGAATTATAGCGTATTTTAAATATCACGATCACATTTCGATTATTGGTCAGGCTACTAATGGTAAAGAATTGCTAGCATTAGTAGAAAAAAATATTCCCGATGTGGTATTAACAGATATTAGAATGCCGGTTATGGATGGGATTGAAGCTGCAAAACTTATAAAAGCAACATTCGATAGGATTGGGATTATCGCTTTTAGCATGTTCGATCAGGACGAAGCGGTCGATAAAATGCTACAAGCCGGTGCAACGGGATACTTATTAAAGAATTCGCCATTATCTGAAATGGAAAAATCGATAATGGATGTTGCTGAAGGAAAATTATATTACGATCCTAATTTAAGTTTAACTACTGAAGCTTCTAAAACCGAAAGTAAAGGCATACTTACCAAACGACAAGTTGAAATCCTGAAGTTAATTGCAAAAGGTAGAACCAATCAAGAAATAGCAGATGCTTTGTTTATAGGGAAAACAACAGTAGAAACGCATCGTAAAAACATGATTAGGAAATTAGATCTCCACGGGCCTGGAGAATTATTGCGCTACGCGTTACAATCTAAATACGAATTTTAA